The Calypte anna isolate BGI_N300 chromosome 2, bCalAnn1_v1.p, whole genome shotgun sequence genome includes a window with the following:
- the CDH19 gene encoding cadherin-19, whose amino-acid sequence MNCSALVSLVLILVQLWPCSPSTQNCGAQNTDQSFKALQRVKRGWVWEPLFATEEQTSEVPVYIGQLKSDLDKQDGNLKYILTGEGAGSIFIIDEYNGKIYVTQKLDREKKPFYTLRAQAIYRSTQLPVEPESEFIIKVRDVNDHEPQFLDGPYMATVPEMSPEGTSVIQVTATDGDDPSYGNGARLLYSLLQGQPYFSVEPQTGVIRMASQMDRETKDQYLVIIQAKDMVGQAGAFSATATVTINLSDINDNPPKFQQQLYYMSVSEEAPVGTTVGKILAEDSDTGENAAVTYFIEGESSDIFDIITNNETQEGIILLKKNVDYESKRRYRIQAKVVNRYIDDRFMKEGPFEDKTIVKINVEDADEPPVFTSENYVMEIAEEAASGSLVGTVTARDPDDDDSPVRYSIVNSMQLKKLFSINEHNGTIFTTKPLDREVASWHNVTVTATETRNPEKISEVNVYIQVLDINDHAPGFPKYYETFVCENAVSGQLIQNISAVDRDDSPESHRFYFSLAEEATNNSHFTVKDNQDNTAGIFTAKSGFSRQQQFSYYLPILILDNGTPPLTSTNTLTITVCDCNTEVNIFYCRYGAFLYAMGLSTEALVAVLACILIFLVFILAIVAIRKQRKKTPFSEKMEEFRENIVRYDDEGGGEEDTEAFDITALRTRTIMRTHRPRKKVTTEIHSLYRQSLQVGPDSAIFRQFISEKLEEANTDPSVPPYDSLQTYAFEGAGSLAGSLSSLGSNTSDVDQSYDYLTDWGPHFKQLAGMYTSHRSLRD is encoded by the exons ATGAATTGCTCTGCACTGGTATCTCTTGTGCTGATTCTAGTTCAACTTTGGCCTTGCTCTCCAAGCACACAGAACTGTGGTGCTCAAAATACAGATCAGTCTTTCAAAGCACTTCAAAGAGTAAAACGTGGCTGGGTATGGGAACCACTTTTTGCAACAGAGGAACAGACTTCAGAGGTGCCTGTGTACATTGGACAG CTGAAATCAGATTTAGACAAGCAGGATGGCaatctaaaatacattttgaccggggaaggagctggaagcaTTTTTATCATTGATGAATACAATGGCAAAATATATGTGACACAAAAGCTGGATCGAGAAAAGAAACCCTTCTACACTTTAAGAGCACAAGCAATTTACAGGAGCACTCAGCTTCCTGTTGAACCTGAATCAGAATTTATTATCAAAGTTCGAGATGTCAATGATCATGAACCACAGTTCTTGGATGGACCTTATATGGCCACTGTTCCAGAGATGTCACCTGAAG gTACTTCGGTTATACAGGTAACAGCTACAGATGGTGATGACCCTTCTTATGGGAATGGTGCCCGTCTGCTTTACAGTCTCCTTCAGGGACAGCCTTATTTCTCTGTGGAGCCACAGACAG ggGTCATCAGAATGGCTTCCCAAATGGATAGAGAAACCAAAGATCAGTATTTGGTGATCATCCAAGCCAAAGATATGGTTGGACAAGCAGGGGCATTTTCAGCAACAGCCACTGTTACCATCAATCTTTCTGACATCAATGACAATCCACCTAAGTTTCAACAGC aaCTCTACTATATGAGTGTCTCTGAAGAGGCCCCTGTGGGCACTACTGTGGGCAAAATCTTGGCAGAAGACAGTGACACAGGGGAGAATGCAGCTGTGACCTATTTCATTGAAGGAGAGAGCTCGGACATTTTTGACATCATTACTAACAACGAGACTCAAGAAGGAATTATCTTATTAAAAAAG AACGTGGACTATGAGAGCAAGAGAAGATACCGTATTCAAGCAAAAGTTGTAAACAGGTACATTGATGACCGTTTTATGAAAGAAGGACCATTTGAGGACAAAACCATTGTAAAAATCAATGTGGAAGATGCTGATGAACCTCCAGTTTTCACCTCGGAAAACTATGTGATGGAGATTGCTGAAGAAGCTGCGAGTGGCTCATTGGTGGGCACTGTAACTGCTAGAGATCCAGATGATGATGACAGCCCAGTCAG ATACTCTATTGTCAACAGCATGCAACTAAAGAAGTTGTTCAGCATCAATGAACACAATGGAACAATCTTTACAACAAAACCTCTGGACCGAGAGGTAGCTTCTTGGCACAACGTAACTGTTACAGCCACAGAAACAA GAAATCCTgaaaaaatttcagaagtaAATGTGTATATCCAAGTTCTCGACATTAATGATCATGCACCAGGATTTCCTAAATATTATGAAACGTTTGTTtgtgaaaatgcagtttctggTCAG ctAATTCAAAACATCAGTGCAGTGGACCGGGACGACTCACCAGAAAGTCATCGTTTTTACTTCTCATTGGCTGAGGAGGCCACAAACAACTCACATTTTACTGTCAAAGATAATCAAG ATAACACAGCTGGAATTTTCACAGCAAAAAGTGGCTTCAGTAGGCAACAGCAGTTTTCTTACTACTTGCCAATCTTAATTCTGGATAATGGAACTCCACCACTGACAAGCACAAATACTCTCACTATCACTGTCTGTGACTGCAACACTGAAGTTAACATATTCTACTGTCGATATGGAGCTTTCTTGTATGCCATGGGTCTCAGTACAGAAGCCTTAGTTGCTGTTTTGGCTTGCATACTAATATTCCTAG tgttcatTTTGGCAATTGTAGCCAtaaggaagcagagaaagaagacccccttttcagagaaaatggaagaattcAGAGAGAACATTGTCAGGTATGATGATGAAGGAGGTGGAGAGGAGGACACAGAAGCCTTTGATATCACAGCACTGAGGACCCGCACTATCATGAGAACACACAGACCTCGGAAGAAGGTGACCACAGAAATTCACAGCCTGTACAGACAGTCCCTGCAGGTTGGCCCTGACAGTGCAATCTTCAGGCAATTCATCTCAGAAAAGCTTGAAGAAGCCAATACAGATCCTAGTGTTCCTCCATATGACTCACTTCAGACCTAT